The following are from one region of the Ictalurus furcatus strain D&B chromosome 11, Billie_1.0, whole genome shotgun sequence genome:
- the smx5 gene encoding smx5 isoform X2 — protein MLFYSFFKSLVGKDVVVELKNDLSICGTLHSVDQYLNIKLTDISVTDPEKYPHMLSVKNCFIRGSVVRYVQLPADEVDTQLLQDAARKEAMQQKQ, from the exons ATG CTTTTCTACTCGTTCTTCAAGTCCTTGGTGGGTAAAGATGTGGTGGTGGAGTTAAAAAATGACTTGAG CATATGTGGAACCCTACATTCAGTAGATCAG TATCTGAACATCAAACTCACAGATATCAGTGTCACCGACCCTGAAAAGTATCCTCACATG TTGTCAGTGAAGAACTGCTTCATCCGGGGATCAGTGGTGCGGTACGTTCAGCTCCCGGCCGATGAGGTGGACACACAGCTACTACAGGATGCAGCACGCAAAGAAGCCATGCAACAGAAACAATGA
- the smx5 gene encoding smx5 isoform X1, whose protein sequence is MNTVTHIYYHTIFYAVIIIILQLFYSFFKSLVGKDVVVELKNDLSICGTLHSVDQYLNIKLTDISVTDPEKYPHMLSVKNCFIRGSVVRYVQLPADEVDTQLLQDAARKEAMQQKQ, encoded by the exons ATGAATACTGTTACTCATATCTATTATCATACAATATTTTAtgctgttattataattattctaCAGCTTTTCTACTCGTTCTTCAAGTCCTTGGTGGGTAAAGATGTGGTGGTGGAGTTAAAAAATGACTTGAG CATATGTGGAACCCTACATTCAGTAGATCAG TATCTGAACATCAAACTCACAGATATCAGTGTCACCGACCCTGAAAAGTATCCTCACATG TTGTCAGTGAAGAACTGCTTCATCCGGGGATCAGTGGTGCGGTACGTTCAGCTCCCGGCCGATGAGGTGGACACACAGCTACTACAGGATGCAGCACGCAAAGAAGCCATGCAACAGAAACAATGA